The following are from one region of the Stigmatopora argus isolate UIUO_Sarg chromosome 9, RoL_Sarg_1.0, whole genome shotgun sequence genome:
- the csnk1a1 gene encoding casein kinase I isoform X3 produces MASSSGSKAEFIVGGKYKLVRKIGSGSFGDIYLAINVTNGEEVAVKLESQKARHPQLLYESKLYKILQGGVGIPHIRWYGQEKDYNVLVMDLLGPSLEDLFNFCSRRFTMKTVLMLADQMISRIEFVHTKNFIHRDIKPDNFLMGIGRHCNKCLDSSVGKRKRSLAVSSSQDPSFSGLNQLFLIDFGLAKKYRDNRTRQHIPYREDKNLTGTARYASINAHLGIEQSRRDDMESLGYVLMYFNRTSLPWQGLKAATKKQKYEKISEKKMSTPVEILCKSFPAEFSMYLNYCRGLRFEEAPDYMYLRQLFRILFRTLNHQYDYTFDWTMLKQKAAQQGAAAGGQGQQAQTPTGF; encoded by the exons ATGGCGAGCAGCAGTGGCTCTAAAGCCGAATTTATTGTCGGTGGGAAGTACAAGCTTGTGCGGAAAATTGGATCGGGGTCTTTCGGCGACATTTACTTGGCCATCAACGTCACGAATGGAGAG GAGGTAGCGGTGAAATTGGAGTCACAAAAAGCCCGACACCCACAGTTGTTATACGAAAGTAAGCTGTACAAGATCCTACAAGGTGGTGTCGGAATCCCACACATACG gtggTATGGCCAAGAAAAAGACTACAATGTCCTAGTCATGGACCTGCTTGGCCCCAGCCTTGAGGACTTGTTCAACTTCTGCTCACGACGCTTCACCATGAAGACAGTCCTTATGCTTGCAGACCAG ATGATCAGCAGAATTGAATTTGTACACACAAAGAACTTCATCCACAGAGATATCAAACCAGACAACTTTCTCATGGGCATCGGCCGACATTGTAATAAG TGTTTAGACTCGTCAGTGGGGAAGAGGAAAAGAAGCTTGGCGGTTAGCTCTTCTCAGGACCCATCTTTCTCAGGATTAAACCAG TTGTTCCTTATTGACTTTGGATTGGCGAAGAAGTACAGAGACAACCGAACACGACAGCACATCCCCTACAGAGAAGACAAGAACCTGACCGGCACGGCACGTTATGCCTCCATCAATGCTCACCTGGGCATTGAACAAAG TCGCCGTGATGACATGGAGTCGCTAGGTTATGTGCTGATGTACTTCAACAGAACCAGCCTGCCCTGGCAAGGACTGAAG GCAGCCACCAAAAAGCAGAAGTATGAGAAAATCTCAGAGAAGAAAATGTCTACCCCAGTGGAAATCCTCTGTAAG AGTTTTCCAGCAGAATTTTCCATGTATCTGAACTATTGCCGTGGCCTACGCTTTGAGGAGGCTCCAGACTACATGTATCTGCGCCAACTCTTCCGCATTCTCTTTAG GACTTTGAACCACCAGTATGACTACACATTCGACTGGACCATGCTGAAACAGAAAGCAGCGCAGCAGGGCGCCGCCGCCGGGGGCCAAGGCCAACAGGCACAAACCCCCACAG GTTTCTGA
- the csnk1a1 gene encoding casein kinase I isoform X1: MASSSGSKAEFIVGGKYKLVRKIGSGSFGDIYLAINVTNGEEVAVKLESQKARHPQLLYESKLYKILQGGVGIPHIRWYGQEKDYNVLVMDLLGPSLEDLFNFCSRRFTMKTVLMLADQMISRIEFVHTKNFIHRDIKPDNFLMGIGRHCNKCLDSSVGKRKRSLAVSSSQDPSFSGLNQLFLIDFGLAKKYRDNRTRQHIPYREDKNLTGTARYASINAHLGIEQSRRDDMESLGYVLMYFNRTSLPWQGLKAATKKQKYEKISEKKMSTPVEILCKSFPAEFSMYLNYCRGLRFEEAPDYMYLRQLFRILFRTLNHQYDYTFDWTMLKQKAAQQGAAAGGQGQQAQTPTGKQTDKPKPNMKGF, encoded by the exons ATGGCGAGCAGCAGTGGCTCTAAAGCCGAATTTATTGTCGGTGGGAAGTACAAGCTTGTGCGGAAAATTGGATCGGGGTCTTTCGGCGACATTTACTTGGCCATCAACGTCACGAATGGAGAG GAGGTAGCGGTGAAATTGGAGTCACAAAAAGCCCGACACCCACAGTTGTTATACGAAAGTAAGCTGTACAAGATCCTACAAGGTGGTGTCGGAATCCCACACATACG gtggTATGGCCAAGAAAAAGACTACAATGTCCTAGTCATGGACCTGCTTGGCCCCAGCCTTGAGGACTTGTTCAACTTCTGCTCACGACGCTTCACCATGAAGACAGTCCTTATGCTTGCAGACCAG ATGATCAGCAGAATTGAATTTGTACACACAAAGAACTTCATCCACAGAGATATCAAACCAGACAACTTTCTCATGGGCATCGGCCGACATTGTAATAAG TGTTTAGACTCGTCAGTGGGGAAGAGGAAAAGAAGCTTGGCGGTTAGCTCTTCTCAGGACCCATCTTTCTCAGGATTAAACCAG TTGTTCCTTATTGACTTTGGATTGGCGAAGAAGTACAGAGACAACCGAACACGACAGCACATCCCCTACAGAGAAGACAAGAACCTGACCGGCACGGCACGTTATGCCTCCATCAATGCTCACCTGGGCATTGAACAAAG TCGCCGTGATGACATGGAGTCGCTAGGTTATGTGCTGATGTACTTCAACAGAACCAGCCTGCCCTGGCAAGGACTGAAG GCAGCCACCAAAAAGCAGAAGTATGAGAAAATCTCAGAGAAGAAAATGTCTACCCCAGTGGAAATCCTCTGTAAG AGTTTTCCAGCAGAATTTTCCATGTATCTGAACTATTGCCGTGGCCTACGCTTTGAGGAGGCTCCAGACTACATGTATCTGCGCCAACTCTTCCGCATTCTCTTTAG GACTTTGAACCACCAGTATGACTACACATTCGACTGGACCATGCTGAAACAGAAAGCAGCGCAGCAGGGCGCCGCCGCCGGGGGCCAAGGCCAACAGGCACAAACCCCCACAGGCAAGCAAACTGACAAACCCAAGCCTAACATGAAAG GTTTCTGA
- the csnk1a1 gene encoding casein kinase I isoform X2: MASSSGSKAEFIVGGKYKLVRKIGSGSFGDIYLAINVTNGEEVAVKLESQKARHPQLLYESKLYKILQGGVGIPHIRWYGQEKDYNVLVMDLLGPSLEDLFNFCSRRFTMKTVLMLADQMISRIEFVHTKNFIHRDIKPDNFLMGIGRHCNKCLDSSVGKRKRSLAVSSSQDPSFSGLNQLFLIDFGLAKKYRDNRTRQHIPYREDKNLTGTARYASINAHLGIEQSRRDDMESLGYVLMYFNRTSLPWQGLKAATKKQKYEKISEKKMSTPVEILCKSFPAEFSMYLNYCRGLRFEEAPDYMYLRQLFRILFRTLNHQYDYTFDWTMLKQKAAQQGAAAGGQGQQAQTPTGKQTDKPKPNMKG; encoded by the exons ATGGCGAGCAGCAGTGGCTCTAAAGCCGAATTTATTGTCGGTGGGAAGTACAAGCTTGTGCGGAAAATTGGATCGGGGTCTTTCGGCGACATTTACTTGGCCATCAACGTCACGAATGGAGAG GAGGTAGCGGTGAAATTGGAGTCACAAAAAGCCCGACACCCACAGTTGTTATACGAAAGTAAGCTGTACAAGATCCTACAAGGTGGTGTCGGAATCCCACACATACG gtggTATGGCCAAGAAAAAGACTACAATGTCCTAGTCATGGACCTGCTTGGCCCCAGCCTTGAGGACTTGTTCAACTTCTGCTCACGACGCTTCACCATGAAGACAGTCCTTATGCTTGCAGACCAG ATGATCAGCAGAATTGAATTTGTACACACAAAGAACTTCATCCACAGAGATATCAAACCAGACAACTTTCTCATGGGCATCGGCCGACATTGTAATAAG TGTTTAGACTCGTCAGTGGGGAAGAGGAAAAGAAGCTTGGCGGTTAGCTCTTCTCAGGACCCATCTTTCTCAGGATTAAACCAG TTGTTCCTTATTGACTTTGGATTGGCGAAGAAGTACAGAGACAACCGAACACGACAGCACATCCCCTACAGAGAAGACAAGAACCTGACCGGCACGGCACGTTATGCCTCCATCAATGCTCACCTGGGCATTGAACAAAG TCGCCGTGATGACATGGAGTCGCTAGGTTATGTGCTGATGTACTTCAACAGAACCAGCCTGCCCTGGCAAGGACTGAAG GCAGCCACCAAAAAGCAGAAGTATGAGAAAATCTCAGAGAAGAAAATGTCTACCCCAGTGGAAATCCTCTGTAAG AGTTTTCCAGCAGAATTTTCCATGTATCTGAACTATTGCCGTGGCCTACGCTTTGAGGAGGCTCCAGACTACATGTATCTGCGCCAACTCTTCCGCATTCTCTTTAG GACTTTGAACCACCAGTATGACTACACATTCGACTGGACCATGCTGAAACAGAAAGCAGCGCAGCAGGGCGCCGCCGCCGGGGGCCAAGGCCAACAGGCACAAACCCCCACAGGCAAGCAAACTGACAAACCCAAGCCTAACATGAAAGGTTAG
- the csnk1a1 gene encoding casein kinase I isoform X4 codes for MASSSGSKAEFIVGGKYKLVRKIGSGSFGDIYLAINVTNGEEVAVKLESQKARHPQLLYESKLYKILQGGVGIPHIRWYGQEKDYNVLVMDLLGPSLEDLFNFCSRRFTMKTVLMLADQMISRIEFVHTKNFIHRDIKPDNFLMGIGRHCNKLFLIDFGLAKKYRDNRTRQHIPYREDKNLTGTARYASINAHLGIEQSRRDDMESLGYVLMYFNRTSLPWQGLKAATKKQKYEKISEKKMSTPVEILCKSFPAEFSMYLNYCRGLRFEEAPDYMYLRQLFRILFRTLNHQYDYTFDWTMLKQKAAQQGAAAGGQGQQAQTPTGKQTDKPKPNMKGF; via the exons ATGGCGAGCAGCAGTGGCTCTAAAGCCGAATTTATTGTCGGTGGGAAGTACAAGCTTGTGCGGAAAATTGGATCGGGGTCTTTCGGCGACATTTACTTGGCCATCAACGTCACGAATGGAGAG GAGGTAGCGGTGAAATTGGAGTCACAAAAAGCCCGACACCCACAGTTGTTATACGAAAGTAAGCTGTACAAGATCCTACAAGGTGGTGTCGGAATCCCACACATACG gtggTATGGCCAAGAAAAAGACTACAATGTCCTAGTCATGGACCTGCTTGGCCCCAGCCTTGAGGACTTGTTCAACTTCTGCTCACGACGCTTCACCATGAAGACAGTCCTTATGCTTGCAGACCAG ATGATCAGCAGAATTGAATTTGTACACACAAAGAACTTCATCCACAGAGATATCAAACCAGACAACTTTCTCATGGGCATCGGCCGACATTGTAATAAG TTGTTCCTTATTGACTTTGGATTGGCGAAGAAGTACAGAGACAACCGAACACGACAGCACATCCCCTACAGAGAAGACAAGAACCTGACCGGCACGGCACGTTATGCCTCCATCAATGCTCACCTGGGCATTGAACAAAG TCGCCGTGATGACATGGAGTCGCTAGGTTATGTGCTGATGTACTTCAACAGAACCAGCCTGCCCTGGCAAGGACTGAAG GCAGCCACCAAAAAGCAGAAGTATGAGAAAATCTCAGAGAAGAAAATGTCTACCCCAGTGGAAATCCTCTGTAAG AGTTTTCCAGCAGAATTTTCCATGTATCTGAACTATTGCCGTGGCCTACGCTTTGAGGAGGCTCCAGACTACATGTATCTGCGCCAACTCTTCCGCATTCTCTTTAG GACTTTGAACCACCAGTATGACTACACATTCGACTGGACCATGCTGAAACAGAAAGCAGCGCAGCAGGGCGCCGCCGCCGGGGGCCAAGGCCAACAGGCACAAACCCCCACAGGCAAGCAAACTGACAAACCCAAGCCTAACATGAAAG GTTTCTGA